TGAATCAGACGCGCAACGACGCCTTGGCAGCCTTGCGCAACCCGTCAAGCGCCAACCCGGCCACCACCAGTGATGCAGCCGAGCTGTCGGCCACCACGGGCGGGCTGTCCTTGTCTGAAGAAATGCTCGGCAAACTGGATGAACGGCAGGTCGCGTCCATCATCGAGTCATACAACGCGCTGAAGCTCTACCTCATGCTTACTCAGCCTACCGCGCACCCAGAGCCGGAATTCGTCAGCGCAGCGTTGCCCATGGCATGGGCCAACACGGCCGATGAAGCAAACCCGGTCAGCGACGAGGTCATTCAGGACAATGCACCGGTGTACGTGCAGCTGCTCAAAAACGGCCAGGCCCCTACCCTGCCGCGCAACGAGCAACTGATCAGCGAAACCCGCAAAAGCCTGAAGTCCTTTATGATTTCAAGCTCGCTGGTGGACCGCGAATACCTGCGTCTGCAACTGGAATCCAGTCGCCAGTTCCCGGCCGTGGGCCTGAGCGATCTGGTGCCATTGCCGGGTCGTCAATTGCTCTACGGGAGCGAAGCGGTGCCGGCGATTTTCACCCGTCAGGGCTGGGAGGAGTTCGTCAAGCCTGAGCTGATCAAGCTGGTGTCGGGCAATCTTCACAACGAGTCGGACTGGGTACTCGATGGCGATGGCGGTGACAGCGTTGTGCAGAAAGCCAACTTCATCCGTGAATTCATGAGCCGCTACAAACGCGACTACACGCAGGCCTGGTACACCCTGGTCGACAGCATCGGCGTGCGCCATTTCACCGACATGGCCAACGCCACGCAGCAATTATCGTTGCTCAGCGATGTGCAGAACTCGCCGATCAAGCGCCTGTTGGCAGCGGTCAACGACAACACCCAGTGGGATGTTCCGGCGCTGCGGGAAACCCAGCAGCCGGGCGTCAAGCGTGATGACGGGTTCTGGGGCAAGGTCACGGGCATTCTCGATGATCAGAAGGTATCGCCGAGCACGCTGGTCTCGCCGCTGCCTGCGGTGGACGACGGCAGCCTGGCGAAACGCTTCGAGCCGGTGTCGCGCGTGTTCGCCGCGCAAAATGCCGAAGGCGCCGACAGCACGATCATGGACCGCTACCTGGCTGCACTGCGCAAACTCAAGGTGCGGATGAACAACATCCAGCGCTCGCAGGACGTCGGCAAAAGCAGCAAGCAGTTGATCAGCGAAACACTGGAAGGCCAGCCGAGCGAAGTCACCAGCGTGCGCAACTACGTGGAGACCACCGTCGATACCAGCCAGGGCGGCTTGTCCACCTCGCTGCAAAGCCTGTTCAGTTTGCCGATCCAGTTCACCTGGGAAACCCTGCGCGACCCGGCCGGCGAGCAGATCGCCAAAGCCTGGGCACAGCAGATTGCCAAGCCTTGGGAACAAGTCATGGCTCACCGTTACCCCATCGCCGCTGGCAGTCGCAACGAAGCATCGGTCAAGGATCTGCAGCGCTTCGTCGACCCGGAATCGGGCCTGCTGCCGAACTTCAAGCGCAATGAAATCGGTAACCTCTCCGGCGGTGAAGGCCTGGGCATGAGCAGCGGCGCGAAGTCTGCGCCGCTGGTTAACCCGAACATGGTCAACAGCATCGACAAGGCCAGCTCGCTCGGTCAGGTCATCGCCAGCCTGTCGGACCGCGACAACGGCTTCGAGATCATGCTGGAGCCGTCGGCGTTCTTCACCGATATCATCTTCACCCTGGACGGTCAGGTGCAGCATTACCGCAACGGCAAGACCAGCTGGAGCCGCTTCTCCTGGCCCGGCACGACCACCGCGCCGGGTGCGCGTCTGGATGTTGTGACCCTCAGTGGCGAACGCATCACCGTGTTCGACTACCCGGGTCGCTGGGGCTTGCTGCGCATGAACGACAGCGCACGGGTCGACGATCTGGATGGCATTCAGCAGCGTTTCAGCTGGAGCACGCCAAGCGGTCAAGTCAGTCTGGCGGTCCGCAACTACGGTGGCGTCAAGCTCACCGACCTGGCCAACGTCAAGGCGCTGAGTGCGCTGAACGCTCCTGAAGGACGGACCAAGTGAGCACCTGCACGATGAATCAGGGGCGCAGCCGATGATTGGCTGCTTCGGCAAGCTCCCCGCGAGCCCGGACTTCGTCAGCCTGCACGGCGCCGCTGACGAGGTGTGTGAGTTCGACGCATGGCTGCAAGGCGCGCTGGCGGGCATGCAGCATCGGGAGGACTGGCGCGAGCTGTTCGACCGCCTGCCGGTGTGCTTTTTCAGTTACCGGGCACGCACCGGCAACTGGCTGCTGGGCGGTTTCATCAGCTCGCGGGACGCCAGCGCCCGGCGCTATCCGTTCTTCATTTTCCAGACCCTCAAGGCCAGCGAGGCAGCCAACCTGGCGAACCCGTTCACCCTGAGCGAGCTGTTCAATGCGCAGATCAAGCCGCTGCTGCACATGGCGATTCAGGGCGAACAGTCCGCTGTGCTGTTCGAGCGCATCAAGGCGTTGCGGCCGTTGCAGGGTCAGGACTTTGAGCTGTTTCGGCGCGTGCACAACAAGTTTCTGGTGAACTTCAGCCTGCGCGACATCGCCAACGCGCTGGAAAGCACGTACCCGGAGTTCGTCACCAACGCCGTGCTGACCAGGCTGCACGCGCTCAAACGCCAGGTGCACCCGGACAGCACGGGCGGTATTTGCCTGCCGCTGCCCGCCGAACGCGGTTTGAAGAACCCGACCGCCGATTTGTGGATCAACTGGCTGACGCGCATGAAGTCCAGCCACGCGGCGCCGCAAATCAGTGTGCTGGCCGACGACTTCATGCGGCCCCAGCTGTTTTGCTTCCCTTCGCGCAACACCAATGCGCTGTACCGCGTGCTCACCGGCACCGGCG
The DNA window shown above is from Pseudomonas sp. BSw22131 and carries:
- a CDS encoding type VI secretion protein IcmF/TssM N-terminal domain-containing protein; the encoded protein is MKTLLRSLKSFWFLIPMLWAVSLLLCWLVAPRIAALREHTPEAMIIISAFYVLIIVLRQYRRIRAERNLENLVQIEVDRSLKSTGEFRDQQVLRERLKHAIAMLRTDRSAGGGGSSALYDLPWYLVIGMSAAGKTSLLTRSGLSASIASSANESQSGTQHCDWYFSPEAVMIDTAGRYLRDDQSASEFAAFLRMLKKQRSKAAVNGLVLVVSLPELLAGSADERNELAAQLVSRIEEYTECLDANPPIYLMLSKTDQIPGFSQAFEGLDLHERQQPLGMTFGLSEIRNQGLRPVLEAKLANLHRHIRRHVDAQMVALGADANSTLLNFPNYFAELSVALEQFLQHFAQSGHGGTQLLLRGLYFTSALQTEQQLSHVYEDDLAESFALLPEGEPTLTPDSGKKTGDRSYFITDTFRRVIFPDRELALHQSRMGKKSWSPVVIAVALFAGLAFIGWQSLSFQNNREWLASLRQQLTDLEQSPDRAQLLASGKGLELLRNQLATIERYRAKGVPLQLSGGLYRGDDIYLATQTAYLQQLRTQALEPIVLNLQLRMREFNEFAKTMDPQNAVVTAPGKAGSKAAQARAQGQKALDRSLQNAAAGVGRPTSLSSIPRSTSDVTGRLSNAGRGAVNQTRNDALAALRNPSSANPATTSDAAELSATTGGLSLSEEMLGKLDERQVASIIESYNALKLYLMLTQPTAHPEPEFVSAALPMAWANTADEANPVSDEVIQDNAPVYVQLLKNGQAPTLPRNEQLISETRKSLKSFMISSSLVDREYLRLQLESSRQFPAVGLSDLVPLPGRQLLYGSEAVPAIFTRQGWEEFVKPELIKLVSGNLHNESDWVLDGDGGDSVVQKANFIREFMSRYKRDYTQAWYTLVDSIGVRHFTDMANATQQLSLLSDVQNSPIKRLLAAVNDNTQWDVPALRETQQPGVKRDDGFWGKVTGILDDQKVSPSTLVSPLPAVDDGSLAKRFEPVSRVFAAQNAEGADSTIMDRYLAALRKLKVRMNNIQRSQDVGKSSKQLISETLEGQPSEVTSVRNYVETTVDTSQGGLSTSLQSLFSLPIQFTWETLRDPAGEQIAKAWAQQIAKPWEQVMAHRYPIAAGSRNEASVKDLQRFVDPESGLLPNFKRNEIGNLSGGEGLGMSSGAKSAPLVNPNMVNSIDKASSLGQVIASLSDRDNGFEIMLEPSAFFTDIIFTLDGQVQHYRNGKTSWSRFSWPGTTTAPGARLDVVTLSGERITVFDYPGRWGLLRMNDSARVDDLDGIQQRFSWSTPSGQVSLAVRNYGGVKLTDLANVKALSALNAPEGRTK
- the tagF gene encoding type VI secretion system-associated protein TagF, whose amino-acid sequence is MIGCFGKLPASPDFVSLHGAADEVCEFDAWLQGALAGMQHREDWRELFDRLPVCFFSYRARTGNWLLGGFISSRDASARRYPFFIFQTLKASEAANLANPFTLSELFNAQIKPLLHMAIQGEQSAVLFERIKALRPLQGQDFELFRRVHNKFLVNFSLRDIANALESTYPEFVTNAVLTRLHALKRQVHPDSTGGICLPLPAERGLKNPTADLWINWLTRMKSSHAAPQISVLADDFMRPQLFCFPSRNTNALYRVLTGTGDRAESYDVLASFDAFDEHHRVNAFPEIDRPLRDVIDRFVDALDLKSV